The following proteins come from a genomic window of Pseudomonas putida:
- a CDS encoding ribonuclease T2 family protein, translated as MRLMITILLLLTLLGASRVMALDANEEAHINAPPSKYLVYSVTWQPTFCLMKPSTPGCEEAPERFLTHGIWPYSESIGNLTNRHPQYCTNSPDCTNGEACAMRADEMSAVLANKALRAIVTSEPEKLFAHEWQKHGTCSGKRMQEYFQDFVDLNKVVSFDNDAFEAMVGHATEFSKIREVFPDNTAFRCYRDKQGKQYLHEVFYLVDEKGNPYTEETNLQIGVQCETQKTWIPERPKATS; from the coding sequence ATGCGCTTGATGATAACAATCTTGCTACTGCTGACCCTCTTAGGGGCAAGCCGTGTGATGGCACTGGATGCCAATGAAGAGGCCCACATCAATGCACCTCCCTCCAAGTACCTGGTCTACTCCGTCACTTGGCAACCCACTTTCTGCCTCATGAAGCCCTCGACGCCAGGCTGTGAGGAGGCACCGGAACGCTTTCTCACCCACGGTATCTGGCCCTACAGCGAAAGCATTGGCAACCTGACCAATCGTCACCCCCAGTACTGCACCAATTCCCCTGACTGCACCAACGGCGAAGCCTGTGCAATGAGGGCCGATGAGATGAGTGCAGTGCTTGCCAACAAAGCCCTGCGGGCCATCGTTACCAGCGAACCCGAGAAGCTGTTCGCGCATGAATGGCAAAAACACGGCACTTGCTCGGGCAAGCGTATGCAGGAGTACTTTCAGGACTTCGTCGACTTGAACAAGGTGGTCAGTTTTGACAATGACGCGTTCGAGGCGATGGTAGGGCACGCTACCGAGTTCTCGAAGATTCGCGAGGTCTTCCCTGACAACACGGCGTTCAGATGTTACCGGGATAAGCAGGGTAAGCAGTACCTGCATGAGGTGTTCTACCTGGTCGACGAAAAAGGGAACCCCTATACGGAAGAAACCAACCTGCAGATCGGCGTTCAGTGTGAAACGCAGAAAACATGGATCCCGGAGCGTCCCAAGGCTACATCCTGA
- the alkB gene encoding DNA oxidative demethylase AlkB: MIQSDLDLFGPQPQRLASHTVLLPGFALAQVEQLLDALRPVLRAAPFRHMRTPGGLHMAVALTNCGSLGWVSDAKGYRYSPTDPVSGEPWPALPEALLELAGRAAAAAGFDAFVPDACLVNHYLPGTRLSLHQDRDEADFGQPIVSVSLGLPAVFLLGGFQRSDKTRRIALSHGDVLVWGGEDRLRFHGVLPIKPGVHPRMGERRINLTLRKAG; encoded by the coding sequence ATGATCCAGTCCGATCTCGACCTGTTCGGCCCCCAGCCACAACGACTGGCCAGCCACACCGTGCTGTTGCCCGGCTTTGCCCTTGCGCAAGTCGAGCAGCTGCTCGACGCCCTGCGCCCTGTGCTTCGCGCAGCCCCCTTCCGGCACATGCGTACGCCCGGCGGTCTGCACATGGCGGTGGCCTTGACCAACTGCGGTTCGCTGGGTTGGGTCAGCGACGCCAAAGGCTACCGATACAGCCCGACCGACCCCGTCAGCGGCGAGCCTTGGCCAGCCCTGCCTGAAGCTCTGCTTGAGCTGGCCGGGCGCGCTGCGGCCGCGGCAGGCTTCGACGCGTTCGTACCTGATGCCTGCCTGGTCAACCACTATCTGCCCGGTACCCGCCTGAGCCTACACCAGGATCGCGACGAAGCTGACTTCGGCCAGCCGATCGTGTCGGTATCTCTAGGGTTGCCGGCGGTGTTCCTGCTGGGTGGTTTCCAGCGCTCGGACAAGACTCGGCGAATAGCGTTGAGCCATGGCGATGTGCTGGTCTGGGGAGGTGAGGACCGGTTGCGCTTTCATGGGGTATTGCCGATCAAGCCGGGCGTGCATCCGCGGATGGGCGAGCGGCGGATCAACCTGACTTTGCGCAAGGCCGGGTAA
- a CDS encoding cupin, which produces MTPANVLIHLPPCDPGAPERVDDLLKRPGLRIERIVSSGQCSPPGFWYDQPEGEWIVLLSGSAGLRLEHEAYTRLLAPGDCLDIPAHCRHRVEWTAQGTHTVWLAVFYSSEKPWPAC; this is translated from the coding sequence ATGACACCTGCCAACGTGCTGATCCACCTCCCACCCTGTGATCCTGGCGCACCGGAACGGGTCGATGACCTCCTCAAACGCCCGGGCCTGCGTATCGAGCGCATTGTTTCCAGCGGCCAGTGCAGCCCTCCCGGGTTCTGGTACGACCAGCCCGAAGGCGAATGGATCGTGCTGCTGAGCGGCAGTGCCGGCCTGCGCCTCGAGCATGAAGCCTACACACGGCTGCTGGCCCCGGGTGATTGCCTGGACATCCCGGCCCATTGCCGCCATCGCGTGGAATGGACCGCACAAGGCACCCATACCGTGTGGCTCGCCGTGTTCTATAGCAGTGAAAAACCCTGGCCTGCCTGCTGA
- a CDS encoding LysR family transcriptional regulator, with amino-acid sequence MDKLLAMRMFAATVDAQGFSAAARKLGVATSSVTRLVDALESALGATLLNRSTRQVTLTEAGARYYARAREIFEALDKADASVADRGEEPVGVLRLCLPVEFGRRVIAPHLGQFLARHRALELDIDMSDRVDDLLGGRYDLSIRLGDPAPSEELVCRQLGRFERWLVASPDYLAGCEPLQHPGQLLDHACLRFSYGPMVRPWRLRLGDEVLELDVRGPLRSANADLLREAALAGSGIALLADWLVREDVAAGRLRRLFDTWQISPGTANASINALYLPNHRGSRRVQAFIRFCEGLLEP; translated from the coding sequence ATGGACAAGCTTCTGGCAATGAGGATGTTCGCTGCCACCGTCGACGCTCAGGGCTTTTCCGCCGCAGCGCGCAAGCTCGGCGTGGCCACCTCGTCGGTGACGCGCCTGGTCGATGCTCTGGAATCGGCGCTTGGGGCCACCTTGCTTAACCGCTCCACGCGCCAGGTCACCCTTACAGAAGCAGGTGCCCGTTACTACGCCCGTGCACGTGAAATTTTCGAAGCGCTTGATAAAGCCGATGCCAGTGTCGCCGACCGTGGCGAGGAGCCGGTAGGTGTGCTGCGCTTATGCCTGCCGGTTGAGTTCGGCCGTCGGGTGATTGCGCCACACCTTGGGCAGTTTCTGGCGCGCCATCGTGCTCTGGAGCTGGACATCGACATGAGTGACCGGGTCGATGACCTGCTTGGCGGTCGTTACGACTTGTCGATCCGGCTTGGCGACCCTGCGCCCAGCGAGGAACTGGTGTGCCGGCAACTGGGCCGCTTCGAGCGCTGGCTGGTGGCAAGTCCTGACTATCTGGCCGGTTGCGAGCCCTTGCAGCACCCCGGTCAGCTGCTTGATCACGCCTGCCTGCGCTTTAGCTATGGGCCGATGGTGCGCCCTTGGCGCTTGCGGCTGGGCGATGAAGTGCTGGAGCTGGATGTCAGGGGCCCACTGCGCAGCGCCAACGCTGATCTGCTGCGCGAAGCTGCGCTGGCCGGTAGCGGCATCGCGCTGCTGGCTGACTGGCTGGTCCGCGAGGATGTCGCAGCCGGGCGCTTGCGCCGTCTGTTCGATACCTGGCAGATCAGCCCGGGCACCGCCAACGCCAGCATCAATGCCTTGTATCTCCCCAACCATCGCGGTTCGCGACGCGTGCAGGCATTCATAAGGTTTTGCGAAGGGCTGCTGGAGCCTTGA
- a CDS encoding MFS transporter: MNPSLAAAQATAPVLSRALITLLAFCCGAIVANIYYAQPIVGLIAPDLGLSAERASLIVSLTQLGYALGLLLLVPLADLLENRRLMIFTAVLACASLVLAGTSSHGQGLLFLGYALLIGFSSVAVQMLIPLAAHLAPEQQRGRVVGNIMGGLLLGILLARPVSSLVADHFGWRMVFIGAASLMLAIILLLVLTLPRRVPDHKASYAALMVSLIALLRQYPVLRQRSLYQALMFGAFSLYWTAVPLVLAQEHGLSQSQIALFALVGAVGAIAAPLAGRLADAGHARAASLLALVLAPVALLLGLTAPGFSVIGLATTGVLLDFAVQMNMVIGQREVYALDPASRGRLNALYMTSIFLGGALGSAAASAVFSDYGWHGVAALGALLPGLALAAFLLVARREPGH; the protein is encoded by the coding sequence ATGAATCCCTCTCTAGCTGCTGCGCAGGCTACAGCTCCAGTACTGAGTCGTGCCCTGATTACGCTGCTGGCGTTCTGTTGCGGCGCCATCGTCGCCAACATCTATTACGCCCAACCTATTGTCGGGTTGATTGCTCCGGACCTTGGGCTGTCTGCAGAGCGAGCCAGCCTGATCGTTTCGTTGACCCAGTTGGGTTATGCGCTGGGTCTGCTGCTACTGGTACCGCTGGCCGATCTGCTTGAAAACCGTCGGCTGATGATCTTCACTGCCGTGCTCGCTTGCGCAAGCCTTGTGTTGGCGGGTACCAGCAGCCATGGCCAAGGTCTGTTATTCCTCGGGTACGCGCTGTTGATCGGTTTCAGTTCGGTCGCAGTACAGATGCTCATTCCGCTGGCAGCGCACCTGGCGCCGGAGCAGCAGCGCGGGCGTGTGGTCGGCAATATCATGGGCGGCCTGTTGTTGGGCATCCTGCTGGCGCGGCCGGTGTCGAGCCTTGTGGCTGACCATTTCGGCTGGCGCATGGTGTTCATCGGTGCAGCGAGCCTGATGTTGGCGATCATCTTGCTGTTGGTGTTGACCCTGCCGCGTCGGGTACCCGACCACAAGGCCAGCTACGCCGCACTGATGGTCTCGTTGATTGCATTGTTGCGACAGTACCCGGTGTTGCGCCAACGCTCGTTGTATCAAGCATTGATGTTCGGGGCGTTCAGCCTTTACTGGACGGCGGTGCCGCTGGTCCTGGCGCAAGAGCATGGCCTTTCGCAGAGCCAGATCGCGTTGTTTGCCCTGGTTGGTGCAGTCGGGGCCATCGCCGCGCCACTGGCTGGACGCCTGGCCGACGCCGGCCATGCCCGCGCCGCGTCACTGCTTGCCTTGGTGTTGGCGCCTGTGGCATTGCTGCTGGGGTTGACCGCACCGGGGTTTAGCGTCATCGGCCTGGCAACGACAGGGGTACTGCTGGATTTTGCGGTGCAGATGAACATGGTCATCGGCCAGCGCGAGGTCTATGCGCTGGACCCGGCTAGCCGTGGGCGGCTCAACGCGCTGTACATGACGAGCATTTTCCTCGGTGGTGCACTGGGTTCGGCCGCGGCCAGCGCGGTGTTTTCCGACTACGGATGGCACGGCGTGGCCGCACTGGGGGCTTTGTTACCGGGCCTGGCGTTGGCGGCATTCCTTCTGGTTGCGCGGCGCGAACCTGGCCATTGA
- a CDS encoding LysE family translocator encodes MALDIWLIYLLASIGLSLTPGPNSLLALTHGALYGAHRTLFTIVGGVFGFSALIGLAMFGLTALLQTSAALLTVLKWVGGAYLVWLGIALWRSPPLHLEMNTRAVQSSNAGLFRQGLLSAMANPKVLLFYGAFLPQFIDPQRGLLLQFLIMAATFASVEFVVEYLLARLAFRIRPWLARGGKGFNRCCGGLFALIGVALPLGR; translated from the coding sequence ATGGCTCTGGATATCTGGCTCATTTACCTGCTGGCAAGCATCGGCCTGTCGCTGACCCCTGGGCCGAACAGCTTGCTGGCACTGACCCATGGCGCGCTGTATGGCGCTCACCGCACCTTGTTCACCATCGTTGGCGGCGTGTTCGGCTTCAGTGCGTTGATCGGCCTGGCCATGTTCGGCCTGACGGCCCTGCTGCAAACGTCAGCGGCATTGCTGACGGTATTGAAGTGGGTGGGCGGCGCCTACCTGGTGTGGTTGGGCATTGCGCTCTGGCGCAGCCCGCCCTTGCACCTTGAGATGAACACGCGCGCCGTGCAGTCGAGCAATGCCGGCCTGTTCCGCCAGGGCCTGCTGTCGGCCATGGCCAACCCCAAGGTGCTGCTGTTCTATGGCGCATTCCTGCCTCAGTTCATCGACCCCCAGCGCGGCTTGCTCCTGCAGTTTCTGATCATGGCAGCCACCTTCGCCAGCGTGGAGTTCGTGGTTGAATACCTGCTGGCGCGGTTGGCGTTCCGTATCAGGCCTTGGCTGGCCAGAGGTGGCAAGGGTTTCAATCGGTGCTGTGGGGGGTTGTTCGCGTTGATCGGGGTGGCGCTACCGCTCGGCCGCTAG
- a CDS encoding GlxA family transcriptional regulator translates to MVPDIRLLILPLPDFALLPFGAFLDKLRFSADDEDYSRQRYCSWTLGGLTGEPVVSSSGAVVQVEAITDSLALKGFDYLVLFGSRNAQATAGLAPRYKSLLRRAAKAGVKLVAIDNAVFLLAACGLLEGHRVVVHWRHETEFRATFPHLQVLREQLYCIDGARITCAGGTAAIDLAVALLSEACGRARALKGLADMLVDETRDSRHALRSLEAGAGQGRQVQRALALMRHHMGARLSIERLAAELAISRRQLDRQFQASHGMSAKAWWLEMRLQQARWRLCNSSHGLAQIAEEVGFADASYLGRRVRQRFGCTAQALRKGAHCGVPNNPVQ, encoded by the coding sequence ATGGTCCCCGATATTCGCCTGCTGATCCTGCCCTTGCCGGATTTCGCGTTGCTGCCCTTCGGCGCATTTCTCGACAAGCTGCGTTTCAGCGCCGATGACGAAGATTACAGTCGCCAGCGCTACTGCAGCTGGACACTTGGCGGGCTGACCGGGGAGCCTGTGGTTTCCAGCAGCGGCGCGGTGGTGCAGGTGGAGGCTATTACCGATTCGCTGGCGCTGAAGGGTTTCGATTACCTGGTGCTGTTCGGCAGCCGCAACGCGCAGGCCACTGCCGGGTTGGCTCCTCGCTATAAAAGCCTGCTCAGGCGCGCGGCCAAAGCTGGTGTGAAACTGGTCGCCATCGACAACGCGGTTTTCCTGCTGGCGGCCTGCGGTTTGCTGGAGGGGCACAGGGTGGTTGTGCACTGGCGTCACGAAACCGAGTTCCGGGCAACGTTCCCGCACCTTCAGGTACTGCGCGAGCAGCTGTACTGCATCGATGGGGCCCGTATTACCTGCGCCGGTGGCACGGCAGCCATCGACCTGGCGGTGGCGCTGCTGTCAGAGGCCTGTGGCCGCGCTCGCGCGCTCAAGGGGTTGGCCGACATGCTGGTGGATGAGACCCGTGACAGCCGCCATGCCCTGCGCTCGCTGGAGGCCGGCGCAGGGCAGGGGCGCCAGGTGCAGCGCGCGCTGGCGTTGATGCGCCACCACATGGGGGCGCGCCTGTCCATCGAGCGATTGGCGGCAGAGCTGGCTATCAGCCGACGGCAACTGGACCGCCAGTTCCAGGCCAGCCATGGTATGAGCGCCAAGGCCTGGTGGCTGGAAATGCGCCTGCAACAGGCCCGCTGGCGCCTGTGCAACTCCAGCCATGGCCTGGCGCAGATTGCCGAGGAGGTAGGGTTTGCAGATGCCAGTTACCTGGGCAGGCGCGTACGACAGCGCTTTGGTTGCACCGCGCAGGCGCTGCGCAAGGGGGCTCACTGCGGCGTGCCGAACAACCCTGTCCAATAG
- a CDS encoding CAP domain-containing protein — translation MRVLSSVAALSLSLAVSTSSLAANGEEAQLIDSINAYRSQAQPCGDEASLELPPLNSDTRLALSPEGTRDLQQAMTRAAYPMVNVQAISLSGPRDARAAMHAIQESFCQVVLDPQFVDIGVSQEGRDWRIVLARPLLSGRLGDWQAEGQNVLQAINAARKAPRQCGGQPFAAAPALGWSTALAGVAANHTRAMANQNFFDHIDHDGRTPGDRAELAGYLYQQIGENIAAGRDSAQKVVDGWLASPGHCATLMNPDFREMGAAYAVDPKSDAGIYWTGLFGTPQ, via the coding sequence ATGCGCGTCCTGTCATCCGTTGCCGCCTTGTCGTTAAGCCTGGCCGTTTCGACTTCGAGCCTGGCTGCCAACGGCGAAGAGGCGCAACTGATCGATTCGATCAATGCCTACCGCAGCCAGGCCCAACCCTGCGGCGATGAAGCATCGCTTGAGCTGCCGCCGCTCAACAGCGACACCCGCTTGGCGCTGTCGCCCGAAGGTACACGCGACCTCCAGCAGGCCATGACCCGCGCGGCCTACCCCATGGTCAACGTACAGGCGATCAGCCTGTCCGGCCCACGCGACGCCCGCGCCGCGATGCATGCGATCCAGGAAAGCTTCTGCCAGGTGGTGCTCGACCCGCAGTTCGTCGACATTGGCGTCAGCCAGGAAGGCCGCGACTGGCGCATCGTACTGGCGCGCCCATTGCTCAGCGGGCGCCTGGGCGACTGGCAGGCTGAGGGGCAAAATGTGCTGCAGGCGATCAACGCTGCGCGCAAGGCACCGCGACAATGCGGCGGCCAACCCTTCGCCGCAGCACCCGCGCTTGGCTGGAGCACCGCGCTGGCGGGGGTGGCGGCCAACCATACACGGGCCATGGCCAACCAAAATTTCTTCGACCACATCGACCACGACGGCCGCACCCCGGGTGACCGTGCCGAACTGGCCGGCTACCTGTACCAGCAGATTGGCGAGAACATCGCAGCCGGGCGTGACTCGGCACAAAAGGTGGTAGATGGCTGGTTGGCCAGCCCTGGGCATTGCGCAACCTTGATGAACCCAGACTTCCGCGAAATGGGGGCTGCCTATGCAGTGGACCCCAAGAGTGATGCGGGCATCTATTGGACAGGGTTGTTCGGCACGCCGCAGTGA
- a CDS encoding cell wall hydrolase, producing MRLFWIVIGFTSALLAGPLNAADTAKAIVAEDKAEVLEEKVADDAPPPKKTETLTPSEVKAVDPAGQAPLDDSITCLARTIYWEAKGADQKDMSAVASVVLNRLGKDGFPDTICGVVKQGVESKSCQFSWWCDGRSDQVEEPQRYDIAKEIARKALNQQLKDTTGGALYFHDRTVRPDWAKAYRRTAQTRLFLFYKPNPALAR from the coding sequence ATGCGCCTATTTTGGATAGTGATCGGCTTCACCTCGGCCCTGCTCGCAGGCCCATTGAATGCCGCCGACACTGCCAAGGCCATTGTTGCAGAGGACAAGGCCGAGGTACTTGAAGAGAAGGTGGCCGACGATGCGCCACCGCCGAAAAAAACCGAAACCCTGACGCCCAGTGAAGTCAAGGCAGTCGACCCGGCAGGCCAGGCGCCGCTGGACGACAGCATCACCTGCCTGGCACGCACGATCTACTGGGAAGCCAAAGGTGCCGATCAAAAAGACATGAGCGCTGTGGCCAGCGTGGTGCTCAACCGCCTCGGCAAGGACGGTTTCCCCGACACCATCTGTGGTGTGGTCAAGCAAGGGGTTGAAAGCAAGTCTTGCCAGTTCTCCTGGTGGTGTGACGGGCGTTCCGACCAGGTAGAGGAGCCGCAGCGGTATGACATCGCCAAGGAAATCGCGCGCAAGGCGCTCAACCAGCAGCTAAAAGACACCACCGGTGGCGCGCTTTACTTTCATGACCGCACAGTGCGCCCCGACTGGGCCAAAGCCTACCGCAGGACCGCCCAGACAAGGCTCTTTCTGTTCTACAAACCCAACCCGGCGCTGGCGCGCTGA
- a CDS encoding AEC family transporter, translating into MLHLLLTTLVPIILLIALGTLLRVRGFLAETFWPGAERLSYYVLLPSLFLHGLATANLDGVPVLGMVGVLMLSTLLGAALLVLYQGAVNHDGADFTSVFQGGVRFNNYIGATLAAGLYGSAGIALAAVANAAIVPLVNLLCVLVFARFSARHSSPATVLRAIFANPLIVGCAGGLLLRVTGLGLPAGIEPTVKALGQAALPLGLLCVGAALGGASVGQQVRPLLAASTFKFLVMPLTTWGLCRLLGLSGQAAVVAVLFQALPTASSSYVMARQMGGNAPLMATIIALQTVAAAVTLPLMLMLSLN; encoded by the coding sequence ATGCTTCACCTTCTGCTGACCACGCTGGTTCCCATCATCCTGCTGATCGCCCTGGGCACATTGCTGCGTGTACGCGGTTTTCTTGCTGAAACCTTCTGGCCAGGTGCCGAACGCCTGAGCTACTACGTGCTGCTGCCATCGCTGTTCCTTCATGGCCTGGCCACCGCCAACCTCGACGGTGTGCCGGTGCTTGGCATGGTCGGCGTGCTGATGCTCTCAACCTTGCTCGGCGCCGCGCTGCTGGTGCTGTATCAAGGTGCAGTGAATCACGATGGCGCAGACTTCACCTCGGTGTTCCAGGGTGGAGTGCGGTTCAACAACTATATTGGCGCCACCCTGGCCGCCGGGCTCTACGGTAGTGCAGGCATCGCCCTGGCTGCGGTGGCCAATGCCGCAATCGTGCCCCTGGTGAATCTGCTTTGCGTGCTGGTGTTCGCCCGCTTCAGCGCTCGCCACAGCTCCCCGGCCACCGTGCTGCGGGCGATTTTCGCCAACCCGCTGATCGTGGGGTGCGCTGGCGGGCTGCTGCTGCGCGTCACCGGGCTGGGGCTACCCGCTGGCATCGAGCCAACAGTCAAGGCACTGGGTCAGGCCGCCCTGCCCCTGGGCCTTTTGTGTGTCGGCGCAGCACTGGGCGGCGCCAGCGTCGGCCAGCAGGTACGCCCCCTGCTGGCGGCCTCGACGTTCAAGTTTCTGGTCATGCCACTGACCACTTGGGGCCTGTGCCGCCTGCTCGGCCTTAGCGGCCAGGCGGCAGTGGTGGCGGTGCTGTTCCAGGCATTGCCTACAGCATCGTCGTCCTATGTCATGGCGCGGCAAATGGGCGGCAACGCACCGTTGATGGCGACCATCATTGCCTTGCAGACCGTGGCCGCTGCGGTGACCCTACCCTTGATGTTAATGCTTTCGCTCAACTGA
- the sodC gene encoding superoxide dismutase family protein, with product MKALVFSALLASAGLAQAAQTVELKLAAPDGPGKVIGTVSIEQSKYGAVLTPDLKDLPPGVHGFHLHQKPSCAPAEENGKPVPAGAAGGHWDPDSTNAHKGPYDDSGHRGDLPALYVGADGKANYPVLAPRLKASDFKGHALMVHAGGDNHSDHPEKLGGGGARVACGVVQ from the coding sequence ATGAAAGCACTGGTATTCAGCGCCTTGCTGGCCTCGGCCGGCCTCGCCCAGGCAGCGCAGACCGTGGAACTGAAGCTGGCCGCCCCGGACGGCCCAGGCAAAGTGATCGGCACCGTCAGCATCGAGCAGAGCAAGTACGGCGCCGTGCTCACCCCGGACCTCAAAGACTTGCCACCGGGTGTGCACGGCTTCCACCTGCACCAGAAACCTTCTTGCGCACCTGCCGAGGAAAATGGCAAACCTGTGCCTGCAGGTGCAGCGGGCGGCCACTGGGATCCGGACTCGACCAATGCACACAAGGGCCCTTACGACGACAGCGGTCATCGCGGTGACCTGCCGGCGCTGTATGTGGGCGCAGATGGCAAGGCCAATTACCCGGTACTGGCGCCACGCCTGAAGGCTTCGGACTTCAAAGGGCACGCGCTGATGGTGCATGCAGGGGGCGACAACCACAGTGACCACCCCGAGAAGCTCGGTGGCGGCGGTGCACGGGTTGCTTGCGGGGTAGTCCAGTAG